One region of Candidatus Paceibacterota bacterium genomic DNA includes:
- a CDS encoding trypsin-like peptidase domain-containing protein, translating into MKSPIIEVAKKACPAVITIVISKDLPKVEGFYMLPFGEKEYIMPKIKDGKTEMQKIGGGSAFIVSPDGYVLTSCHVVEDNEAEYTALLEPSEKYIARVLARDPINDVAILKIEEKNLPYLELGDSDKVELGEDVVAIGNALGEFHDTLSSGIVSGLSRFIRPFNNFSGQTENLRGLIQTDAAINPGNSGGPLVNMESEVIGINTAAIVGAQNMGFAIPINYAKKDLKEVMMYGKMKVPFLGIKYIIINKEIAEKNNLPVDYGALIIRERLGDPAVIKNSAAQKAGLKEFDIVLNIGEEKIDVDNPLSRIISNYNIGDKAELLFLRDGKKIKTKIELKEKI; encoded by the coding sequence ATGAAATCGCCAATTATAGAAGTTGCTAAAAAAGCTTGTCCTGCCGTTATAACTATTGTAATTTCAAAAGACCTTCCAAAGGTGGAAGGTTTTTATATGCTTCCTTTTGGAGAAAAAGAGTATATTATGCCTAAAATTAAGGATGGTAAGACAGAAATGCAAAAAATAGGAGGAGGATCGGCTTTTATTGTTTCTCCGGACGGATATGTCCTTACTTCCTGCCATGTTGTTGAAGATAATGAAGCCGAATATACCGCATTACTTGAACCGAGTGAAAAATATATTGCAAGAGTTCTTGCGAGAGACCCGATAAACGATGTTGCCATTTTAAAAATAGAAGAAAAAAATCTTCCTTATTTGGAACTCGGGGATTCTGATAAAGTTGAGCTTGGAGAAGACGTTGTTGCCATAGGAAACGCTCTTGGAGAGTTTCATGACACCTTAAGTTCCGGAATTGTTTCTGGTCTTTCAAGGTTTATAAGGCCTTTTAATAATTTTAGTGGCCAAACAGAGAATTTAAGGGGGCTTATTCAAACCGATGCGGCTATAAATCCAGGAAATTCAGGAGGTCCTCTTGTTAATATGGAATCAGAAGTAATAGGAATAAATACAGCTGCTATTGTTGGCGCCCAGAACATGGGTTTTGCAATACCCATTAACTATGCCAAAAAGGACTTAAAAGAGGTTATGATGTACGGAAAGATGAAAGTTCCTTTTCTTGGAATAAAATATATTATTATAAATAAGGAAATAGCCGAGAAAAACAACTTGCCGGTTGATTATGGCGCCCTTATAATAAGAGAACGATTAGGAGATCCTGCGGTAATAAAAAATTCAGCGGCCCAAAAAGCCGGGCTTAAGGAATTTGATATTGTACTTAACATTGGAGAGGAAAAGATTGATGTCGATAATCCGCTTTCAAGGATAATCAGCAATTACAATATCGGAGACAAGGCCGAGCTTCTATTTTTAAGAGACGGCAAAAAGATAAAAACAAAAATAGAACTTAAGGAGAAGATATAA
- the tig gene encoding trigger factor produces MQTKINNLPDSNIEIDFELSADEFEKFEKKALLEIGKDFEADGFRKGKVPEKTILENLGEEKILSEAINLAIQKSFSEAVLDNNLEIISKPEASIVKIAKGNPFQFKVKVCVIPKIKLPDYKEIAKKCEKKEISVEENEIEESLKWVQKSRTILSLKDSPAEKGDFVEIEYSILGGEKYKDGFVLGQGSFMDGFEEALIGMSNGEEKKGIKTKTKEGKEVLADIVLISVKKMELPDLTDEFVKTLGAFEGLENFKESIREGLKIEKEKAELQRVRTEIIDKIIKETPFDTPGALKEKEEEALFENFKKGIKENFNLSFEEYIEKTKKDETEMKKAFSDEAEKKIKGLLILREIAKQEKIDATKEEVEEETKKIMSHYKDVKEIKLTPEEIRDYVKESLIREKTFKILENCV; encoded by the coding sequence ATGCAAACGAAAATAAATAATTTACCCGATTCAAATATTGAGATTGACTTTGAGCTTTCTGCTGATGAATTTGAAAAGTTTGAAAAAAAAGCGCTGCTTGAAATCGGAAAAGATTTTGAAGCAGATGGATTTCGAAAAGGAAAAGTCCCGGAAAAAACAATATTAGAAAACCTAGGAGAAGAAAAAATATTGTCCGAAGCGATAAACTTGGCAATACAAAAATCTTTTTCCGAGGCGGTTTTGGATAATAATCTTGAAATAATATCAAAACCGGAAGCAAGTATTGTAAAAATTGCCAAGGGAAATCCCTTTCAGTTTAAGGTTAAGGTCTGTGTTATTCCAAAGATAAAGCTGCCCGACTATAAAGAAATAGCTAAAAAATGCGAAAAAAAAGAAATAAGCGTTGAAGAAAATGAAATTGAAGAATCCTTAAAATGGGTTCAAAAATCAAGAACAATTCTTTCACTTAAAGATTCTCCGGCAGAAAAAGGAGATTTTGTCGAAATTGAATATTCTATTTTGGGAGGAGAAAAGTATAAAGACGGCTTTGTTTTGGGGCAAGGAAGCTTTATGGACGGTTTTGAAGAGGCCTTGATTGGAATGTCAAACGGAGAGGAAAAAAAAGGGATTAAAACAAAGACAAAAGAAGGAAAAGAAGTTCTTGCTGATATTGTCCTTATTTCTGTTAAAAAAATGGAACTGCCAGATTTAACCGACGAATTTGTAAAAACCCTTGGCGCATTTGAAGGACTGGAAAACTTTAAAGAAAGTATAAGGGAAGGATTAAAAATAGAGAAAGAAAAAGCCGAACTGCAAAGAGTTCGAACGGAAATAATAGATAAAATAATTAAAGAAACGCCCTTTGATACCCCGGGGGCATTAAAAGAAAAAGAGGAAGAAGCTCTTTTTGAAAACTTTAAAAAAGGGATTAAAGAAAACTTCAATCTTTCTTTTGAAGAGTATATAGAAAAGACGAAAAAAGATGAAACAGAAATGAAAAAAGCATTTTCCGATGAAGCCGAAAAGAAAATAAAAGGTCTTCTTATCTTAAGAGAAATCGCAAAACAAGAAAAAATTGACGCGACAAAAGAGGAAGTGGAAGAAGAGACAAAAAAGATAATGAGCCATTATAAAGACGTTAAAGAGATAAAGTTAACTCCTGAAGAAATAAGAGATTATGTGAAAGAATCCTTAATCAGAGAAAAAACTTTCAAAATTTTGGAAAATTGTGTATAA
- a CDS encoding ATP-dependent Clp protease proteolytic subunit yields MNLIPTVLEKTNYGERAYDIYSRLLKERIVFLAGPINDNLANVVIAQMLFLASVDPKKDIQLYINTPGGSVTAGLAIYDTMQYVKCPIVTICFGLAGSMGAVLLASGEKGKRFALPNSEILLHQVMGGVSGQATEIEITAKQIIKIKNKISKILVKKTGNPLSKIEKDTDRDFYLSAEEAKKYGVIDEVIKTKD; encoded by the coding sequence ATGAATTTGATTCCAACGGTACTTGAAAAGACAAATTACGGAGAAAGAGCCTACGATATATATTCGCGTCTTTTAAAAGAAAGGATTGTTTTTTTAGCTGGCCCGATAAACGATAATCTGGCCAATGTGGTTATTGCTCAGATGCTTTTTTTGGCAAGTGTTGATCCCAAAAAAGACATCCAGCTTTATATCAACACCCCCGGAGGATCTGTAACCGCGGGGCTTGCGATATACGACACGATGCAGTATGTAAAATGCCCTATTGTGACAATCTGCTTCGGGCTTGCAGGTTCAATGGGCGCTGTTCTTCTGGCTTCCGGAGAAAAAGGAAAAAGGTTTGCCCTTCCAAATTCGGAAATATTGCTTCATCAAGTAATGGGAGGAGTAAGCGGACAAGCAACAGAAATAGAAATTACCGCGAAACAAATTATCAAGATTAAAAACAAGATAAGCAAAATCTTGGTTAAAAAAACCGGAAATCCTCTTTCAAAAATAGAAAAGGACACAGATAGAGATTTCTACCTTTCAGCGGAAGAAGCAAAGAAGTACGGAGTAATAGATGAAGTTATTAAAACAAAGGATTAG
- a CDS encoding inorganic diphosphatase, translating into MTNLFKDIPAGENPPEEINVVIDIPKGSNNKYEYNEEGGYFELDRTLFSPMYFPFEYGFIPRTKSGDGDSIDVVLIMSRPTFSGCLIKARPIGVLLMSDEKGIDNKIIAVPTKEVDPRFKEVKNIEDIGEHLKDEIELFFSDYKKLEKEKYKHVKIEKWENEQKAKEIINEAVIKYANENK; encoded by the coding sequence ATGACAAATTTATTCAAAGACATACCAGCGGGAGAAAACCCCCCTGAAGAAATAAATGTCGTTATTGATATCCCAAAAGGGTCAAATAATAAGTATGAATATAACGAAGAAGGCGGATACTTTGAGCTGGACAGAACTCTTTTTTCGCCAATGTATTTTCCTTTTGAATACGGTTTTATTCCCAGAACAAAATCGGGAGACGGCGACTCAATAGACGTTGTTTTGATTATGAGCCGTCCAACTTTCTCCGGATGCCTTATAAAAGCCCGCCCCATAGGAGTTCTTCTTATGAGCGACGAAAAAGGAATCGATAATAAAATAATAGCCGTTCCCACAAAAGAAGTTGATCCTCGATTTAAAGAAGTTAAAAACATAGAGGATATCGGAGAACACTTGAAAGATGAAATAGAACTCTTTTTTTCCGACTATAAAAAGCTGGAAAAAGAAAAATACAAACACGTTAAAATAGAGAAATGGGAAAACGAGCAGAAAGCAAAAGAAATAATAAACGAAGCTGTGATAAAATATGCAAACGAAAATAAATAA
- the rny gene encoding ribonuclease Y, which yields MNQLILLVAVFLALTAGSIFGYFARQSIARKRADKIETTLKKRISEVKKETEELLLKAQEKSSAILEEAARETEEQKKEIFKAERLLLKRENLLGEKITDIENREKEFNKKVEKLKEIKANLENLHLEASSNLERISSLSKEEAKKELLEITEKEYEKDLLLRLRKLEEEGEERMEKRAKEILTMVIQRCAMSHAQEITTTTVSIPSDEIKGRIIGKEGRNINTLEKLTGVEIIVDDTPEAVTISGFDPIRRQIAKNALEKLVKDGRIQPARIEEMVKKAEEEIASQVKEAGEKAIYDTGIMGLNPRLVNLVGRLRFRTSYGQNALLHSIEVSHLAAGLASEVGGNVKVAQKAGLLHDIGKAIDHQVKGTHVDIGIKILEKFGVEKEVIDAMKSHHEEYPTESLEGILVQTADQISGARPGARKDTLENYLKRLEDLEQIASDVPGIERAYAIQAGRELRIFVRPNEISDFAAKKMAKEIAEKIQEELKYPGEIKVTVIRENRAVEYAR from the coding sequence ATGAACCAGTTAATCCTGCTTGTAGCGGTATTTCTGGCTTTGACGGCAGGTTCAATATTCGGATATTTCGCTCGTCAATCAATCGCTAGAAAAAGAGCGGACAAGATTGAAACAACTCTCAAAAAAAGAATTTCCGAAGTAAAAAAAGAAACTGAAGAGCTGTTATTAAAAGCGCAAGAAAAATCATCAGCAATACTTGAAGAAGCCGCCAGAGAAACAGAAGAACAAAAAAAAGAGATATTCAAAGCCGAAAGACTTCTCCTTAAAAGAGAAAACTTGCTGGGAGAAAAAATAACAGATATTGAAAATCGAGAAAAAGAATTTAACAAAAAAGTTGAGAAACTGAAAGAAATCAAGGCAAATTTGGAAAATCTCCATCTTGAAGCATCTTCAAATCTTGAAAGAATATCTTCTCTTTCAAAAGAGGAAGCAAAAAAAGAACTGTTGGAAATAACAGAAAAAGAATATGAAAAAGACCTTTTGTTGCGGCTAAGAAAACTTGAAGAGGAAGGAGAAGAAAGGATGGAAAAAAGAGCGAAAGAAATTCTCACCATGGTAATCCAAAGGTGCGCAATGTCGCATGCTCAGGAAATAACAACAACAACTGTTTCTATTCCATCTGATGAAATAAAAGGAAGAATAATAGGAAAAGAAGGAAGGAATATAAATACTTTGGAAAAACTTACAGGAGTCGAGATTATAGTCGACGATACCCCTGAAGCAGTCACTATTTCGGGATTTGATCCGATAAGAAGACAGATAGCTAAAAATGCTCTAGAAAAATTAGTAAAAGACGGAAGAATACAGCCGGCTAGAATAGAAGAGATGGTAAAAAAAGCCGAAGAAGAAATAGCCTCGCAAGTTAAAGAAGCGGGAGAAAAAGCCATATATGACACCGGAATAATGGGACTTAATCCTCGCCTCGTAAATCTTGTTGGACGGTTGCGGTTTAGAACAAGTTACGGTCAAAACGCTCTTCTTCACTCGATTGAAGTTTCCCACCTTGCCGCTGGACTTGCATCTGAAGTTGGCGGAAACGTTAAAGTAGCTCAAAAAGCAGGTCTTTTACATGACATAGGAAAAGCGATAGACCATCAGGTAAAAGGAACCCATGTCGATATCGGAATCAAAATACTTGAGAAGTTCGGAGTAGAAAAGGAAGTGATAGACGCAATGAAATCCCACCATGAAGAATACCCGACTGAATCTCTTGAAGGAATTTTAGTTCAAACAGCCGACCAAATATCAGGAGCAAGACCGGGCGCCAGAAAAGATACTTTGGAAAATTACCTTAAACGGCTTGAAGATCTTGAACAAATTGCCTCTGACGTTCCCGGGATAGAAAGAGCTTACGCAATTCAAGCAGGAAGAGAATTAAGAATTTTCGTAAGACCCAATGAAATTTCCGATTTTGCCGCAAAAAAAATGGCAAAAGAAATTGCCGAAAAAATTCAGGAAGAACTGAAATATCCGGGAGAAATAAAAGTGACTGTAATAAGGGAAAATAGAGCCGTTGAATACGCCAGATAA
- a CDS encoding HAMP domain-containing sensor histidine kinase produces MKKYSRYRKDNGSFWRSPQLLFLILGIIICFTSIILYLIAIKNIEEPTLAALIVIIVNIFLLIVSFVILKNFEKTIEISKIKSEFINIVSHQLRSPIVNLKWALEILEEEDDIEKQKKYIKNLRENIERITELVEDFFIASRIQEEKINLKREDVDLKKTTEDAISRFKIFAENLDVKIILQADENIPFVFIDPSQIKLVIENLLDNAICYNKKNGQVNISITKKNGKVYFKIEDSGFGIPKEDQKNIFEKFFRSKNSQKRKEKGTGLGLFIAKSIIENEKGKIWFKSEEEKGTTFYFYLPIKK; encoded by the coding sequence ATGAAAAAATATTCAAGATACAGAAAAGATAACGGTTCTTTTTGGAGATCCCCCCAGCTTCTTTTTCTAATACTCGGAATAATTATCTGTTTTACCTCTATAATCCTTTATCTTATAGCGATAAAAAATATAGAAGAGCCGACTCTCGCCGCTCTTATTGTGATAATAGTAAACATATTTCTCCTTATAGTTTCCTTCGTAATTTTAAAGAACTTTGAAAAAACTATTGAAATTTCAAAAATAAAGTCAGAATTCATTAATATTGTTTCTCACCAATTAAGGTCCCCTATTGTTAATTTGAAGTGGGCCCTTGAAATACTAGAAGAAGAAGACGACATAGAAAAGCAAAAAAAATACATTAAAAATCTAAGGGAAAACATCGAAAGAATAACGGAATTGGTTGAAGATTTTTTTATCGCCTCTAGAATACAGGAAGAAAAGATTAATTTAAAAAGGGAAGATGTTGATCTAAAGAAAACGACAGAGGATGCAATTTCCCGCTTTAAAATATTTGCCGAAAATCTTGATGTGAAAATAATTCTTCAAGCAGATGAAAATATTCCTTTTGTTTTTATAGACCCTTCACAAATAAAGCTTGTTATTGAAAATCTTCTTGATAACGCAATTTGCTATAATAAAAAAAATGGACAAGTGAATATTTCAATTACCAAGAAAAACGGCAAAGTATATTTTAAAATAGAAGATTCTGGATTTGGAATTCCCAAAGAAGACCAAAAAAACATATTTGAAAAGTTTTTCAGATCGAAAAATTCCCAAAAAAGGAAAGAAAAAGGAACCGGACTTGGCCTTTTTATCGCCAAATCCATTATTGAAAATGAAAAAGGGAAGATTTGGTTTAAGTCAGAAGAAGAAAAAGGAACAACTTTTTACTTTTATTTACCGATAAAAAAGTAG
- a CDS encoding radical SAM protein, translating into MPLREIHWEVTNRCKLRCKHCLPMSGPPRPGELTTEEAMAALDSFKGAGASKVFFTGGEPFSRRDFTDLLERTVALGMRASVITNATYLRGEILGLLKRLEVKLGISLDGANEATNDAIRGKGNFKQAIEALKRCQENDIAVTLYVTVTVANIGQLDTFARLTKEYSCNGIHFNEVAIAGRAIGFSDELALSDDQKRRLPELVAQATQDVFGEKLSETDDLCWVDAETLYMTAEGKLYVCSEVFQRRLDLAIGNIRSFPLKEWLERNTSAYSGHGNKCCYGVRASEHVVFVGNVAPECPFAPRKQGIETLSQLYDALDELYQGIEQDCRDCQDPDCMGYIWLLKKEAERLYERGVPLVQVNNGPTFIHSFPATVNGKPNLSVRYPPCSQLCSDSRRCSIYEDRPLVCRLYPLGLETKEDGTIVWALHRDCLHIRRMEERGTLPAFENRVRNIISNLSPELLEEIVETYRAVDAVSSFPDGENNYSSLQEVRYVQVQGHPGR; encoded by the coding sequence ATGCCGCTCCGTGAGATTCACTGGGAGGTCACCAACAGGTGTAAGCTCCGATGTAAGCACTGCCTGCCGATGTCCGGTCCTCCGCGACCGGGCGAACTCACGACCGAAGAAGCAATGGCGGCTTTAGATTCGTTCAAAGGCGCCGGAGCTTCCAAGGTTTTCTTCACGGGCGGCGAACCGTTCAGTCGCAGGGATTTCACGGATTTGCTTGAGCGGACGGTGGCGTTGGGGATGCGAGCATCCGTTATCACCAACGCTACCTATCTTAGAGGCGAAATCCTCGGACTGCTCAAGCGACTGGAAGTCAAGCTCGGGATCAGTCTCGATGGGGCGAATGAAGCAACCAATGACGCGATTCGCGGCAAAGGAAACTTCAAGCAAGCCATCGAGGCTCTCAAGCGATGTCAGGAGAACGACATTGCAGTCACACTCTATGTCACAGTCACGGTGGCGAACATAGGACAGCTGGACACTTTTGCCCGGCTCACCAAGGAGTATAGCTGTAACGGTATTCACTTCAACGAAGTGGCCATCGCCGGTCGCGCCATCGGCTTCTCGGACGAGCTTGCTCTCTCCGATGATCAGAAGCGGCGTTTGCCGGAGTTGGTTGCGCAAGCGACTCAAGACGTTTTCGGAGAGAAACTTTCCGAAACGGACGATCTCTGTTGGGTGGATGCCGAAACGCTCTACATGACAGCCGAGGGAAAGCTTTACGTCTGTAGTGAAGTTTTCCAGCGTCGCCTGGACCTCGCCATCGGCAATATCCGTTCGTTTCCGCTCAAGGAGTGGTTGGAGCGTAACACTTCTGCTTACTCCGGCCACGGAAACAAGTGTTGCTATGGTGTGCGTGCGAGCGAGCATGTGGTCTTTGTCGGAAATGTTGCGCCGGAGTGCCCGTTTGCCCCGCGCAAGCAGGGTATCGAAACTCTGTCGCAACTCTATGACGCTCTCGATGAACTCTACCAAGGAATCGAGCAAGACTGCCGCGACTGCCAAGACCCCGATTGCATGGGTTATATCTGGTTGCTCAAGAAGGAAGCGGAGCGGCTGTATGAGCGAGGAGTGCCGTTGGTGCAAGTCAACAACGGCCCCACATTCATTCATTCGTTTCCCGCAACGGTCAACGGCAAACCGAATCTTTCGGTTCGGTATCCGCCGTGCAGTCAGTTGTGTAGCGACAGTCGAAGGTGTAGCATCTACGAAGACCGGCCGCTCGTCTGCCGTCTCTACCCGTTGGGTCTTGAGACGAAAGAAGACGGTACGATCGTGTGGGCGCTTCATCGAGACTGTCTCCATATTCGGAGGATGGAAGAGCGCGGTACGCTTCCAGCTTTCGAAAACCGTGTCCGAAACATCATCAGCAACCTCTCGCCAGAATTGCTGGAAGAAATCGTCGAAACCTACCGCGCGGTAGATGCGGTTTCTTCTTTCCCCGACGGCGAGAACAACTACAGTTCTTTACAGGAGGTGCGCTATGTCCAAGTGCAAGGCCATCCTGGACGGTGA